Part of the Leptospira bouyouniensis genome is shown below.
GAACGTATAATAGAAACCATCTTCGCCATACCCAAAACTTGCTGATTCATAAAATGAATCTTCATCATCTGCCTTGATGACGACGACGCCGCAAGACAATCCAAACTCGGTACATAACTCCGCCCACAAAGAAGGTAGGATGGATTCCATCCATTCTTTGCCTGTTTGGTTGGATGCAAACAAGGAAGCCGTATGTTGTGGCATGCTATGAAACTGTTTAAATTTAATCACTTTGTCAAGTACGTACCGTTTTGAATGTCGGATGTCCGACCAAAAGAGACGAGATAGTTTTTGCTAATTTTTCGTATGTCGGATGTCCGACAATGAAGGTAGAATTGGACAAAAGACCCTTTTTTTGTTCCCTTTCAAAAATTCAATTGATCCCAAATTTTCAAAAAGAAAGCATACCAATTGGGAAGGAAACGAGAGATAGATGATCACCATTGCAGTTGCAAATCAGAAAGGCGGAGAGGGAAAAACAACTACTTCTCTGAATCTCGCCATGGGATTGGCTCGCCGAAATCTCAAAACTTTACTCATCGATATGGACCCACAGGCAAACTCTACAGGAATTTTCCTGAATCCAGAGACTGTCGAAAAGGACCTTGCCCATCTTTTCCAAAACGCCGCAAACATCAAAGACATCATTACTCCAGCGTATAACGACTATTTGTGGGTAGCTCCATCTAGCATGCGTTTGGCGGAAATGGAAACAGTATCCGTAAATTCAGTTGAAGCTCCATACATCCTCAGGGACTCACTTGCCGGACTTAAGGATTTTGAATTTGTCATCATTGACTGCCCCCCATCACTCTCAATATTCACTGTGAACAGCTTGGTGGCCGCAAACTTTGTTTTGATCCCTCTCCAGGCTGAAAAATTTTCGATGGATGGAATCATGGGTCTACAACAGACGATTTCATCGATCAAAAAAAGGATCAACCCTGACCTTGAGATTTTAGGAGCTCTCATCACTCAGCTCAAACCACAAACACTGCTCACAAAAACCATTTTACCTGTGCTTACAAAATACTTTAGGATCTTCGAACATACGATTTCCGATGGGGTTGCCATAGGGGAAAGCCATTTAGCAAAAAAATCAGTCTATGATTACAATCGCTCTTCTAGGCAATCGCAAGAATATGAGGGGTTCATAGAGGAGGTTTTAAATGAGCTTAAAAAGTAAACGTTTAGGAACTCTCGCCGACATTTACCAAGCAGAAAACTTGGATGGCACCATCCGGACCATTCGCATGGACCGGATCCAACCTTCTGAGCACCAACCTCGCCAAGAACGAAAAAAGGGAATCGAGGAATTGGCACAGACACTAAAAGCGGATGGACTTTTACAACCCATCATCGTGTCGAAAGGGGAAAAAGAAGGGAATTATAAAATCATCGCTGGGGAGAGGCGCTACCATGCCGCTAAATCCCTAGGTTGGGCAGAAATCGAATGTAAAATTTTAAACCGATCCGACAAAGAAATTTATAAACTCGCTGTCATTGAAAACTTACAGAGGGAAAATTTATCCCCCTATGAAGAAGTAGATGCACTACTCTTCTTAAAAAACTCTTACCAATACACGGACCAAGAATTGGGAGACCTTTTTGGAAAAAGCCGCAGTTATATGACAGAGGTCCTTTCCATTACTAACATGTCGAAGTCTGATTTAGAAAAATGCAAAAAAAATGAAATCTTCAATAAGAACCTCCTCGTCCAAGCCGCCCAAGCTGCAAAAAAAGGAAGTTTAGATGAGTTCTTAACTTTGTACCACAAGGGAACGCTAAAGACAGTTAAGGACGCAAAAGATTTCAATAAACAAGCTAAATCTGGGGAGACAAATCATACCAAGCTCTCCCCTCTTTCGGGATACAAAATCCGACGCACAAACAATGGAATTCAAATCCAATCGGAAGACGAAATCTTACTGGGTGATATCTATAAATTTATCCGAAAAGAACTCTCGAAAAAATATGGTGATTCGGCATAACCCAAACAAGTACTAAGCAGTCAAGTACTTAGGAAAAAAATTTTTAGTACTCGCTGGGAAAAATACTGTACGAACTTGACAGCTACCAGAATCCGACAATAATGTGACATAATAAAACTTTTGATTGGTTTGAGCAAACACCTTTTCTAATGAGAGAAGGTGCGGGGTTAGTTTTGCCCCAACCCGACAGATAAAAAAATCCCCTGGAACACCAGGGGGTCGGGGTTTCCCGAAGGAATGTTGTTGGATGAGACATAATTAACATTATGTCAAATAATGTCAACTCCTTCAAATTAATTGCTTAAATTTAGTTTAATTTTTGCAGAAAACGGAGGAGCTCCCTTGAGTGACCAGCGTCATCCCTATATCCGACTGATGACCGACATCATTGATTCTGGTGTTTGGGCAGGGCTTTCCCATGCTGCAAAGACCCTGTACCCAGTCTTACTGAAGTTCAGTGATTATAATTTCAAACCAGTTTGGCCAAACACAGAAACCTTGATGAGACTAACCGGCTTCAAAACCAAAAAATCGATTGTTACAGCTAAAAAAGAATTAACCCAAGCGGGGCTTTTATACCAAGTTCCCGGAAGCGGAAGGACCTCAACAAGATACCACTTTTCTTTCCACTATGAGGGTTCCAAAATTACCCCTCTGGGAGATACTTCCATACACCTCACAGGGACCGCAACGGAATCCTCTGAGGGTTCAAATCTTTCACCAAAGGGGGGTTCTCTCGGGACCCCTAACCATATTAATATAACTATATCCAATACAAACCATGTACCAAATACCAAAGGTATGGGAGAAAGTTTAGGCCAACCGAAAGATGAAAAACAAAACTTTGAGGCATTGGTAAATTTATTTGGTCCAGAGATTGCTTTGGAGGCCTACCAAAAGGCAGTCAGCTTACATATGGAGTCGAATGTTTCCTATGTCCAAACTTTGTGCCGAGAGTTGGTAAGTTTACGCTCAAAGGAAGTGATTAATTATGGGCAAAATTTGAGCCGTGAGTCCGTCTCACCGCACCCGGCATCATGGGCTGGCTTTTTGGCTTGGGCAGAAAAAGAACTCACCGAATCCTCTTTTCGGCAATTGGAAAAGGTCAATGTGCAAACGGATGGGAACGTCATCATCGTCACTTCTGCTGTCCTCGGGCACTTAAGGCAAATCATACAGATGTATTTCACTGAGAGAGTCAAACCAGTCGTTCTCGTAGTGTTTACGGAAAAGGAAGAAGGATCGCGTGTTAGTGAAATTCGATAGACTGATTAGAAAAACGGTATTTTTTGGAAGGAATCATTACTGAAAAAGCGCATGAAAGATCATTTAATTCGCACAAGCCACCCCTACTCTTTGCCCATCTCATCCGTGTCGACTACGGGAACCTACGAAATCAAAAACAATGAGTTTTTGTCATTTTTTGAAGAAAAGGACCAATCCTCTCTTTCATCGATTATTTTCCAATTTGATGATGTTGTCTTTTTTAATGGAATTGAGTTATTACCAGGAAAAGATGGATTAGATTTTTTTCCCGATTCGTTTCGGTTTGAATTATCCCATGACGGAAAGTATTGGGAACCTATTTTACAAGAATCTTCATTCCGAAAATCCTTCAAAACTTCAGCGAAATGGCTATTTTCGTTAACTAGCGCTCGTTATGTGAAGTTTATCTCCAAAATTTCCAGAAAAGCAAGTAACGGAAAAAATCGAATTAGTTTTGGACCATTGAAAATTTTAATCAGTGGTGTTCAGTCTATGCAAGTTAGTTCAGAACTTGATAGGCTCTGTGTAAAAGAAAACTTATTTGATACAAGACCTGACTATGGTTGGTCTTCTAAAAAAAAGGAAGAACCAGCGGATGAATACATCATCATGGATATGGGATCCGTGAACCGAATTGAAGAATTCCGGATGTTAACCAAAAACGATCCTGTCACCAATTTTCCGGAAAGGTTCATTGTTTATTATAGTGAAGATGATCTTACATGGCACCAGTTACATGAAGAAAATTATTTTTTATCCGAGCCAGGGACATGGTATAAATGGCGTTTCCCTCCTGTTAATTTGCGGTTTTTGAAAATTGTTTTTATAGATGAGAAACAAACAAACAAAAAGGAATACATCACTGAAGTCATAGAAATCGAATTGTATTCCAGTGCTGATAAAAAAGAATCAGGTGGTCCGACAAGGGAACCACTCCCATATGCATCTGTTCTTCGGTCAGGTATCATCCGTCTTGCCGTCGATGGAGAAGTAAAAGAAGGAGTGGTTGTCCAATCCAATGATAGAAGATTACGTGATGCCACCACAGAATACCGTGGGATTGTTGAATTGGCATCTGATGGGGAAGAAAAACCTGGCGTTGCCGTCCAAGGAAATGATAAACGCCTAAAAATTGCCACCGAACTCACGCACGGTCTTGTCAGGCTTGCGAGGAGTGGTGAAGCAAGGCCAGGGCTTGTTGTTCAATCAGATGATGAAAGATTAAGAAATGCTTCAACAGAACATCCTGGGATCGTGGAGCTTGCGTTAGATGGTGAAACGAGACCAGGTGTGGCGGTTCAGGGAAATGATTCAAGGTTAAGAATTGCGACAAAAAAAGCTGTAGGTCTTGTCCAGTTAGCTGACGCAGGTGAAACAGCAATCGACAAAGTTGTCACTGGAGATGATCCAAGACTTAAGGATGCAACAACAACGGCAAAAGGGATTGTGCAACTCGCCCCTAATGGCGGTGAAGAAATAAATACGGTCGTGCAAGGGAATGATAAACGTCTCAAATTAGCAAACACGGAATCATATGGAATTGTTCAGCTAGCACATTCAGGTGAAAACAAAGCTGGCGTGGTTGTGCAAGGAAATGACAAACGTCTCGCCAAAGCTGGGTTTGATGATGCAGGGATCGTGATCATTGCTAATCATGGAGAAGCGGTGCCAGGGAAAGTTGTATTGGCTGATGATCCAAGATTGTCTGATAAAAGGGATCCGAAACCTCATACCCACCCTTACGCTGAAAAAGAACATGATTTTAATTCTCATACGGGATTATTAAAAATCACAGGTGAAGCTGAATCCATCTCTAAAGGTTTTGTCCCTCCACAACAAACGGATGCCATTATCTATGGGAAAAATACAAAAAATGGTTCTGGAGTTGTCGGAGTTTCTTCTGGTTTAGGTGTTGTTGGTTTTGGTGATTCCATTGGTGTATATGGGATCTCAAAAGGAAAAGAATCAACACGTTCAGCAGGTATTTTAGGTGCCGGTACCACGTCACCTGGTGGTCGATTTGTTTCTCAATCTGAGTTTGCCATTATTGTTGATGGAAAAGGAATTCCTGAATATGAACTCTCTGGATCAGGAAAGGCAATTTATGCAAACGGTGAATCTGTGTTCGAAGGAAATCTTCGCATCACAAAAGATGGTGGAGAAGAGTGTATTGCTCGTTATTTCCGGTTAGATGGGAAGGATGTGATCACAGCGGGAGATTTGCTTGTTGCCACTGAAGAAACAGGGGTACTTGGCAGATCCAAACACCCCTACTCTACAAATGTAATCGGAGTAGCTGTTTCGAATGCTAATGTTGTATTTGGGAAAAAAGAAAAAGGTGTGGAATACGTTCTCGTTGCACTACTTGGTATGACAAAAATCCATGTTGATGCAACGCAAGTTCCCATCTACCCAGGTGATCTTTTGGTATCTGGTCTTTCTTCAGGTCATGCGATCAAAGCAGATCCATCTAAGTTAAAACCGGGGATGTTGGTTGCAAAAGCAATGGAAGCTTGTAAACGAGACAAAGGGCATATCCTTTGTATGTTAACTTTCTCCTAAGAATAAAGGTAGGTTCTTGGTGGGTTTTTTGATAAAACCTGCCTCGATTGCCCTTTGGAATAGATAAGACACTGCGTTTTGGCCTTCTTTACCTAAATTTTTTGTGAATTCATTTACATACAAATTGATGTGAGCGCGAATCACAGACTCATCTTTGTTCTGTGAATTTTCTCGAATATAATCCATCATTTCTTTTGGCTCTTGGTAAGCGTTTTTCAAACTTTTTCTTAATTCGTTTTGGAATTTGAGTGCTTCTTCCCTAGGAATGTCTCTTCTGATAGCGATGGCTCCAAGAGGGATTGGGTATCCTGTGGAAGATTCCCACCATTCACCCAAATCTACTACTTTTTCTAATCCTCTTTCTTCGTAAGTGAACCTTTCTTCATGAATGATGACACCTAAACTATGTTGATCCATCAAAAGATTGGGGATGATTTCATCGTACCGAAGTGCGGTGGGTTTATGTGTGCCATTTGTGTAAAGGGATAGAAGTAAATTTGCTGTTGTTAGTTGCCCAGGTATATAAAGTTTTTCGTAGTTTTCTAAATTAGTAAGTGTATTCTTTTTTCTTACTAATAGAGGTCCACACCCTCTTCCCAATGCTGATCCAGTTTCTAGGAGAATATATTTATCGATGATTTGAAAAAAAGCTGCAAAAGAAAGTTTTGTTACCGGAAACTTCCCTTGGAAGGCAAACTCATTTAAGTTTTCTACATCATACAATTCTTCCTGAATGGGGTAATCTGGGTTTCTGATAAGGTGGTAGAATAAGAATGTGTCATTTGGGCATGGCGAGTATGCAAGTGAGATCATATAGCTAAAAAATATTCCTTTGTTTGTGTGATGAATAAAATACGAATCAGTAAAAAGATAAACAACACAATCGATGTTCCAAGAAAGAATCTAAAACTATATCTTTTTGTTACATCGTGTAATAAAAGGGAAAAAGGCAAAATTAATGTAAACATTCTACTGAGATTATCGAAGGAACGCCAATATCCTTGTTCTGCAATCGCTATGAC
Proteins encoded:
- a CDS encoding discoidin domain-containing protein, with amino-acid sequence MKDHLIRTSHPYSLPISSVSTTGTYEIKNNEFLSFFEEKDQSSLSSIIFQFDDVVFFNGIELLPGKDGLDFFPDSFRFELSHDGKYWEPILQESSFRKSFKTSAKWLFSLTSARYVKFISKISRKASNGKNRISFGPLKILISGVQSMQVSSELDRLCVKENLFDTRPDYGWSSKKKEEPADEYIIMDMGSVNRIEEFRMLTKNDPVTNFPERFIVYYSEDDLTWHQLHEENYFLSEPGTWYKWRFPPVNLRFLKIVFIDEKQTNKKEYITEVIEIELYSSADKKESGGPTREPLPYASVLRSGIIRLAVDGEVKEGVVVQSNDRRLRDATTEYRGIVELASDGEEKPGVAVQGNDKRLKIATELTHGLVRLARSGEARPGLVVQSDDERLRNASTEHPGIVELALDGETRPGVAVQGNDSRLRIATKKAVGLVQLADAGETAIDKVVTGDDPRLKDATTTAKGIVQLAPNGGEEINTVVQGNDKRLKLANTESYGIVQLAHSGENKAGVVVQGNDKRLAKAGFDDAGIVIIANHGEAVPGKVVLADDPRLSDKRDPKPHTHPYAEKEHDFNSHTGLLKITGEAESISKGFVPPQQTDAIIYGKNTKNGSGVVGVSSGLGVVGFGDSIGVYGISKGKESTRSAGILGAGTTSPGGRFVSQSEFAIIVDGKGIPEYELSGSGKAIYANGESVFEGNLRITKDGGEECIARYFRLDGKDVITAGDLLVATEETGVLGRSKHPYSTNVIGVAVSNANVVFGKKEKGVEYVLVALLGMTKIHVDATQVPIYPGDLLVSGLSSGHAIKADPSKLKPGMLVAKAMEACKRDKGHILCMLTFS
- a CDS encoding ParA family protein; the encoded protein is MITIAVANQKGGEGKTTTSLNLAMGLARRNLKTLLIDMDPQANSTGIFLNPETVEKDLAHLFQNAANIKDIITPAYNDYLWVAPSSMRLAEMETVSVNSVEAPYILRDSLAGLKDFEFVIIDCPPSLSIFTVNSLVAANFVLIPLQAEKFSMDGIMGLQQTISSIKKRINPDLEILGALITQLKPQTLLTKTILPVLTKYFRIFEHTISDGVAIGESHLAKKSVYDYNRSSRQSQEYEGFIEEVLNELKK
- a CDS encoding ParB/RepB/Spo0J family partition protein, which encodes MSLKSKRLGTLADIYQAENLDGTIRTIRMDRIQPSEHQPRQERKKGIEELAQTLKADGLLQPIIVSKGEKEGNYKIIAGERRYHAAKSLGWAEIECKILNRSDKEIYKLAVIENLQRENLSPYEEVDALLFLKNSYQYTDQELGDLFGKSRSYMTEVLSITNMSKSDLEKCKKNEIFNKNLLVQAAQAAKKGSLDEFLTLYHKGTLKTVKDAKDFNKQAKSGETNHTKLSPLSGYKIRRTNNGIQIQSEDEILLGDIYKFIRKELSKKYGDSA
- a CDS encoding 1,4-dihydroxy-6-naphthoate synthase; the protein is MISLAYSPCPNDTFLFYHLIRNPDYPIQEELYDVENLNEFAFQGKFPVTKLSFAAFFQIIDKYILLETGSALGRGCGPLLVRKKNTLTNLENYEKLYIPGQLTTANLLLSLYTNGTHKPTALRYDEIIPNLLMDQHSLGVIIHEERFTYEERGLEKVVDLGEWWESSTGYPIPLGAIAIRRDIPREEALKFQNELRKSLKNAYQEPKEMMDYIRENSQNKDESVIRAHINLYVNEFTKNLGKEGQNAVSYLFQRAIEAGFIKKPTKNLPLFLGES
- a CDS encoding helix-turn-helix domain-containing protein; translation: MTDIIDSGVWAGLSHAAKTLYPVLLKFSDYNFKPVWPNTETLMRLTGFKTKKSIVTAKKELTQAGLLYQVPGSGRTSTRYHFSFHYEGSKITPLGDTSIHLTGTATESSEGSNLSPKGGSLGTPNHINITISNTNHVPNTKGMGESLGQPKDEKQNFEALVNLFGPEIALEAYQKAVSLHMESNVSYVQTLCRELVSLRSKEVINYGQNLSRESVSPHPASWAGFLAWAEKELTESSFRQLEKVNVQTDGNVIIVTSAVLGHLRQIIQMYFTERVKPVVLVVFTEKEEGSRVSEIR